One Malus domestica chromosome 11, GDT2T_hap1 genomic region harbors:
- the LOC103447015 gene encoding dirigent protein 22-like, protein MMKKTPTWSSSVTHSTLYIWTQSYSNCQTKVVTLSYRASTMATTPQILATQFIILSLLSSFALILVHGEDQDFVRALDRKLLGLKKEKFSHFKMYWHDIYSGKNPSAVGVVNPPINSSTLFGSVSMIDDPLTEGPESSSKLLGKAQGFYASASQKEVGLLMAMNFHFNQGKYNGSTITILGRNQVFDKVREMPVIGGSGLFRFARGYVQASTHTFNPTTGDAVVEYNIYVLHY, encoded by the coding sequence ATGATGAAAAAAACCCCAACTTGGTCAAGCTCTGTGACTCATTCCACACTATATATATGGACACAAAGCTACTCCAATTGCCAAACCAAAGTAGTCACTTTAAGTTATAGAGCTTCAACCATGGCTACAACACCTCAAATCTTGGCTACTCAGTTCATAATTCTCTCACTTCTATCTTCATTTGCCCTAATTCTTGTCCACGGAGAAGATCAAGATTTTGTTAGAGCCTTGGACCGCAAGCTTCTGGGTCTCAAGAAAGAGAAGTTCAGCCACTTTAAGATGTACTGGCATGATATTTACAGCGGTAAAAATCCAAGTGCAGTAGGAGTGGTGAATCCACCCATCAATTCATCAACCCTATTTGGTTCTGTTAGCATGATTGATGATCCTCTTACTGAAGGCCCTGAGTCGAGCTCAAAATTGCTGGGAAAGGCTCAAGGGTTCTATGCATCTGCCTCACAGAAAGAAGTTGGCCTGCTGATGGCCATGAATTTTCACTTTAACCAAGGGAAGTACAATGGCAGCACCATAACGATTCTAGGAAGGAACCAGGTGTTCGACAAGGTTAGGGAGATGCCTGTCATTGGAGGCAGTGGGCTTTTCAGGTTTGCAAGAGGTTATGTTCAAGCAAGTACTCATACATTCAATCCAACCACAGGAGATGCCGTTGTTGAGTATAATATCTATGTGCTGCATTattga
- the LOC103412656 gene encoding dirigent protein 22-like translates to MARLSAFQFTIFSLLSSFALILVSGENLGFHSTVDRKLLGLQKEKLTHVRLYWHDIVGGSHPSALEVVPAPSNKSQTNFGLVRMFDNALTEGPELSSKLVARAQGFYGFAGQVELSLLMAQNFAFVAGEFNGSTITLLGRNSILNKVRELPVIGGSGAFRFARGYAELRTHTFNLTSSDAIVEYNIYVLHY, encoded by the coding sequence ATGGCTAGGCTGTCAGCTTTCCAATTCACAATTTTCTCCCTCCTCTCTTCCTTTGCCTTGATCTTAGTTTCTGGAGAAAATTTAGGGTTTCACAGCACCGTGGACCGTAAGCTTCTCGGGCTGCAGAAAGAAAAGCTCACCCACGTTCGCTTATACTGGCATGACATTGTTGGTGGGTCCCATCCCTCTGCCTTAGAGGTTGTCCCAGCACCCTCCAATAAGTCCCAGACGAATTTTGGGTTAGTGAGAATGTTTGATAATGCACTAACTGAAGGTCCTGAGTTGAGCTCAAAATTGGTGGCTAGGGCTCAAGGGTTTTACGGATTTGCAGGGCAGGTGGAGCTCAGCCTGCTGATGGCACAGAACTTTGCTTTTGTTGCAGGTGAGTTTAATGGAAGCACCATAACTTTGCTAGGAAGAAATTCAATTTTAAACAAGGTGAGGGAGCTGCCTGTGATTGGTGGAAGTGGGGCTTTCAGGTTTGCTAGGGGTTATGCTGAATTGAGAACTCACACTTTTAATCTCACCTCAAGTGATGCTATTGTGGAGTATAATATTTACGTGTTGCATTATTGA
- the LOC103412678 gene encoding neurofilament heavy polypeptide-like isoform X1, with product MACKRKSKAGTSSGSPQKSKNPRQAKKARVEEEVATSVEKATSPPKSKKTRQTKKERVEEEVATSVKKCTSPLKSDSQRLTRSARVEEEVATSVEKAASPTKSKNTRQTRKARVEEEVATSVEKAASPLKSKKTRQTKEGGVEEEVAASVEKSACSPKLKKPRQTKNARVEEEVVTSVEKAASPTKLKNPRQTNKATVEEEVATSVEKAASPPRKPVTQEVAAPDEDGEESRFIGKPMEDEEARKQYPKRYAGEKPQRNGQNNSNDDEDIIQARCHYTKALVDGISYDLYDDAHVQGETKEEPYICKIVEMFEAIGGLLYFTAQWYYRSRDTVIKHCATVACGRVFFSDVRDDNPLDCLVEKLHIVRLTLNVDEDVKSKSIPVCNYYCDTKYLLPYSTFVNLPTENMQSGSDDSTISVEDDVCLDSEVDSKLSNGVCAKSEVRLLDLYSGCGAMSTGLCLGAHLANVNLVTRWAVDYNEHACKSLEQNHPETEVRNEAAEDFLTMLKEWRKLCMCLKLVETDNLEEDVEKSMLEFFRKEDDEVEDEGEEEEEDVSGNENDDSEVFEVDCVVGVCFGDPKKNEKKGIYFKIHWKGYGPEEDTWEPMNELEHCKKAIKGFITEGYRLKKLPLPGDVDVVCGGPPCQGVSGFNRFRNTESPLADEKNQQLEVYMDIVRYLKPKFVLMENVVDILKFADGFLGRYALGRLVDMNYQARMGMMAAGAYGLPQFRMRVFLWGARPTEILPQYPLPTHDVISRGVIPTQFEGNAVAYDEGQKTQLAKSLFLEDAISDLPAVENNEERNEMPYGGPPKTEFQRLIRLSKEYLMGTSKDNSLQKVLYDHRPLQLNPDDYARVCEVPKRKGACFRDFPGVRVRGDNKVEWDPEVPRVYLASGKPLVPDYAMSFVKGSSSKPFARLWWDETVPTVVTRAEPHNQAIMHPEQDRVLTIRENARLQGFPDFYRLSGPVKERYMQVGNAVAVPVARALGYALGLALRRSAGADPVFILPESFPNIQDQVHSASSEEAD from the exons ATGGCGTGCAAACGGAAGTCGAAGGCCGGAACTTCTTCAGGTTCTCCGCAGAAATCGAAGAACCCAAGGCAAGCCAAGAAGGCCAGAGTTGAGGAGGAGGTAGCCACGAGTGTGGAAAAAGCTACTTCTCCGCCGAAATCGAAGAAGACTAGGCAAACCAAGAAGGAGAGAGTTGAAGAGGAGGTAGCAACGAGTGTGAAAAAATGTACTTCTCCGCTGAAATCGGACAGCCAGAGGCTAACCAGGAGTGCTAGAGTTGAAGAGGAGGTAGCAACGAGTGTGGAAAAAGCTGCTTCTCCGACGAAATCGAAGAACACGAGGCAAACCAGGAAGGCGAGAGTTGAAGAGGAGGTAGCTACGAGTGTTGAAAAAGCTGCTTCTCCGCTGAAATCGAAGAAGACGAGGCAAACCAAGGAGGGAGGAGTTGAAGAGGAGGTAGCGGCGAGTGTGGAAAAATCTGCTTGTTctccaaaattgaagaagcCGAGGCAAACAAAAAATGCTAGAGTTGAAGAGGAGGTAGTGACGAGTGTGGAAAAAGCTGCTTCTCCGACGAAATTGAAGAATCCGAGGCAAACCAATAAGGCGACAGTTGAAGAGGAGGTAGCAACGAGTGTGGAAAAAGCTGCTTCTCCGCCGAGGAAGCCAGTGACTCAGGAGGTAGCTGCGCCTGATGAAGATGGAGAGGAATCGAGGTTTATTGGGAAACCGATGGAAGATGAGGAGGCTCGTAAGCAATACCCCAAGCGATATGCGGGAGAG AAGCCACAGAGGAATGGGCAAAACAACTCCAACGA tGATGAAGATATCATTCAAGCTCGTTGTCACTACACAAAGGCGTTGGTGGATGGAATCAGTTATGATCTCTATGATGATGCCCATGTGCAA GGAGAGACGAAAGAAGAACCCTACATTTGTAAGATTGTGGAAATGTTTGAGGCAATTGGTGGGCTATTATATTTTACTGCACAATGGTACTATAGATCACGAGACACT GTCATAAAGCACTGTGCTACTGTTGCTTGTGGGCGTGTATTCTTTTCAGATGTCCGAGATGACAACCCTCTGGATTGTCTTGTTGAAAAACTTCATATTGTTAGGCTGACACTAAAT GTTGATGAAGATGTGAAGAGTAAATCAATTCCAGTGTGCAATTACTATTGCGACACCAAGTATTTGCTACCATATTCTACTTTTGTCAATCTGCCAACAG AAAATATGCAGTCTGGAAGTGATGACTCAACTATCTCTGTTGAGGATGATGTTTGTTTGGATAGTGAGGTTGATTCAAAGCTGTCAAATGGAGTGTGTGCCAAATCAGAAGTAAGGCTCCTGGACCTATATTCTGGTTGTGGAGCAATGTCTACTGGCCTGTGCCTTGGTGCACATTTGGCCAATGTCAATCTTGTTACA AGATGGGCTGTTGACTACAATGAACATGCTTGTAAGAGTCTAGAACAAAACCATCCAGAGACAGAG GTCCGAAATGAAGCTGCTGAAGATTTCCTCACAATGCTCAAGGAATGGAGAAAATTGTGCATGTGCTTAAAGTTGGTTGAGACTGACAATTTAGAGGAGGATGTAGAGAAGAGTATGCTTGAATTCTTTAGAAAGGAAGATGATGAAGTGGAAGATgagggagaagaagaggaagaagatgttAGTGGAAATGAGAATGATGATTCTGAAgtttttgaagttgattgcgtAGTAGGAGTATGTTTTggtgacccaaaaaaaaatgaaaagaagggAATATACTTTAAG ATTCATTGGAAGGGCTACGGGCCTGAGGAAGACACCTGGGAGCCAATGAATGAATTGGA gCATTGTAAGAAGGCTATCAAAGGCTTTATTACTGAAGGTTACAGATTGAAAAAATTGCCTTTACCG GGTGATGTTGATGTGGTGTGTGGGGGGCCCCCTTGCCAAGGAGTCAGTGGTTTCAACAGGTTTAGGAACACAGAAAGTCCATTAGCCGATGAGAAAAACCAACAGTTAGAGGTGTACATGGACATAGTTCGGTACCTTAAGCCAAAGTTTGTTTTGATGGAAAATGTTGTCGATATTTTAAAATTTGCCGATGGATTCCTTGGACGATATGCCTTGGGACGCCTTGTAGATATGAACTATCAAGCGAGGATGGGAATGATGGCAGCTGGTGCCTATGGGCTTCCACAGTTCCGTATGCGAGTTTTTTTGTGGGGGGCCCGTCCTACTGAG ATCTTGCCCCAGTACCCTCTTCCTACGCATGATGTTATTTCAAGGGGTGTTATCCCTACACAATTTGAG GGTAATGCTGTTGCTTATGATGAAGGTCAGAAGACTCAACTAGCAAAAAGTCTTTTTCTGGAGGATGCGATTTCTGATCTGCCTGCT GTTGAAAATAATGAAGAAAGAAATGAGATGCCATATGGGGGGCCACCCAAGACAGAGTTTCAGAGGCTTATACGACTAAGCAAAGAAT ACCTAATGGGGACTTCAAAGGACAACTCTTTACAGAAGGTACTTTATGATCATCGCCCTTTGCAGTTGAATCCCGATGATTATGCACGTGTCTGTGAAGTTCCGAAGAGAAAG GGTGCATGCTTCAGAGATTTCCCAGGTGTTCGTGTGCGCGGTGATAACAAGGTTGAGTGGGATCCGGAAGTACCCAGGGTGTATTTGGCTTCTGGGAAACCATTG GTCCCAGATTATGCTATGAGTTTCGTGAAGGGGTCTTCATCAAA ACCTTTTGCCCGCTTGTGGTGGGACGAAACTGTGCCAACAGTTGTGACAAGAGCTGAACCACATAACCAG GCAATTATGCATCCTGAGCAAGATAGGGTGCTGACAATTCGTGAGAATGCTAGGCTACAGGGCTTTCCAGATTTTTACAGGCTCAGCGGGCCTGTAAAAGAAAG GTACATGCAAGTTGGAAATGCTGTCGCTGTTCCGGTTGCGCGTGCACTGGGCTATGCATTAGGTCTTGCTCTTAGACGTTCTGCTGGTGCTGATCCCGTGTTCATATTGCCTGAAAGTTTCCCAAACATTCAGGATCAGGTTCATTCGGCGTCATCTGAAGAAGCGGATTGA
- the LOC103412678 gene encoding neurofilament heavy polypeptide-like (The RefSeq protein has 2 substitutions compared to this genomic sequence), which yields MACKRKSKAGTSSGSPQKSKNPRQAKKARVEEEVATSVEKATSPPKSKKTRQTKKERVEEEVATSVKKCTSPLKSDSQRLTRSARVEEEVATSVEKAASPTKSKNTRQTRKARVEEEVATSVEKAASPLKSKKTRQTKEGGVEEEVAASVEKSACSPKLKKPRQTKNARVEEEVVTSVEKAASPTKLKNPRQTNKATVEEEVATSVEKAASPPRKPVTQEVAAPDEDGEESRFIGKPMEDEEARKQYPKRYAGEKPQRNGQNNSNDDEDIIQARCHYTKALVDGISYDLYDDAHVQGETKEEPYICKIVEMFEAIGGLLYFTAQWYYRSRDTVIKHCATVACGRVFFSDVRDDNPLDCLVEKLHIVRLTLNVDEDVKSKSIPVCNYYCDTKYLLPYSTFVNLPTENMQSGSDDSTISVEDDVCLDSEVDSKLSNGVCAKSERWAVDYNEXACKSLEQNHPETEVRNEAAEDFLTMLKEWRKLCMCLKLVETDNLEEDVEKSMLEFFRKEDDEVEXEGEEEEEDVSGNENDDSEVFEVDCVVGVCFGDPKKNEKKGIYFKIHWKGYGPEEDTWEPMNELEHCKKAIKGFITEGYRLKKLPLPGDVDVVCGGPPCQGVSGFNRFRNTESPLADEKNQQLEVYMDIVRYLKPKFVLMENVVDILKFADGFLGRYALGRLVDMNYQARMGMMAAGAYGLPQFRMRVFLWGARPTEILPQYPLPTHDVISRGVIPTQFEGNAVAYDEGQKTQLAKSLFLEDAISDLPAKLINILFDADLMGTSKDNSLQKVLYDHRPLQLNPDDYARVCEVPKRKGACFRDFPGVRVRGDNKVEWDPEVPRVYLASGKPLVPDYAMSFVKGSSSKPFARLWWDETVPTVVTRAEPHNQAIMHPEQDRVLTIRENARLQGFPDFYRLSGPVKERYMQVGNAVAVPVARALGYALGLALRRSAGADPVFILPESFPNIQDQVHSASSEEAD from the exons ATGGCGTGCAAACGGAAGTCGAAGGCCGGAACTTCTTCAGGTTCTCCGCAGAAATCGAAGAACCCAAGGCAAGCCAAGAAGGCCAGAGTTGAGGAGGAGGTAGCCACGAGTGTGGAAAAAGCTACTTCTCCGCCGAAATCGAAGAAGACTAGGCAAACCAAGAAGGAGAGAGTTGAAGAGGAGGTAGCAACGAGTGTGAAAAAATGTACTTCTCCGCTGAAATCGGACAGCCAGAGGCTAACCAGGAGTGCTAGAGTTGAAGAGGAGGTAGCAACGAGTGTGGAAAAAGCTGCTTCTCCGACGAAATCGAAGAACACGAGGCAAACCAGGAAGGCGAGAGTTGAAGAGGAGGTAGCTACGAGTGTTGAAAAAGCTGCTTCTCCGCTGAAATCGAAGAAGACGAGGCAAACCAAGGAGGGAGGAGTTGAAGAGGAGGTAGCGGCGAGTGTGGAAAAATCTGCTTGTTctccaaaattgaagaagcCGAGGCAAACAAAAAATGCTAGAGTTGAAGAGGAGGTAGTGACGAGTGTGGAAAAAGCTGCTTCTCCGACGAAATTGAAGAATCCGAGGCAAACCAATAAGGCGACAGTTGAAGAGGAGGTAGCAACGAGTGTGGAAAAAGCTGCTTCTCCGCCGAGGAAGCCAGTGACTCAGGAGGTAGCTGCGCCTGATGAAGATGGAGAGGAATCGAGGTTTATTGGGAAACCGATGGAAGATGAGGAGGCTCGTAAGCAATACCCCAAGCGATATGCGGGAGAG AAGCCACAGAGGAATGGGCAAAACAACTCCAACGA tGATGAAGATATCATTCAAGCTCGTTGTCACTACACAAAGGCGTTGGTGGATGGAATCAGTTATGATCTCTATGATGATGCCCATGTGCAA GGAGAGACGAAAGAAGAACCCTACATTTGTAAGATTGTGGAAATGTTTGAGGCAATTGGTGGGCTATTATATTTTACTGCACAATGGTACTATAGATCACGAGACACT GTCATAAAGCACTGTGCTACTGTTGCTTGTGGGCGTGTATTCTTTTCAGATGTCCGAGATGACAACCCTCTGGATTGTCTTGTTGAAAAACTTCATATTGTTAGGCTGACACTAAAT GTTGATGAAGATGTGAAGAGTAAATCAATTCCAGTGTGCAATTACTATTGCGACACCAAGTATTTGCTACCATATTCTACTTTTGTCAATCTGCCAACAG AAAATATGCAGTCTGGAAGTGATGACTCAACTATCTCTGTTGAGGATGATGTTTGTTTGGATAGTGAGGTTGATTCAAAGCTGTCAAATGGAGTGTGTGCCAAATCAGAA AGATGGGCTGTTGACTACAATGAACATGCTTGTAAGAGTCTAGAACAAAACCATCCAGAGACAGAG GTCCGAAATGAAGCTGCTGAAGATTTCCTCACAATGCTCAAGGAATGGAGAAAATTGTGCATGTGCTTAAAGTTGGTTGAGACTGACAATTTAGAGGAGGATGTAGAGAAGAGTATGCTTGAATTCTTTAGAAAGGAAGATGATGAAGTGGAAGATgagggagaagaagaggaagaagatgttAGTGGAAATGAGAATGATGATTCTGAAgtttttgaagttgattgcgtAGTAGGAGTATGTTTTggtgacccaaaaaaaaatgaaaagaagggAATATACTTTAAG ATTCATTGGAAGGGCTACGGGCCTGAGGAAGACACCTGGGAGCCAATGAATGAATTGGA gCATTGTAAGAAGGCTATCAAAGGCTTTATTACTGAAGGTTACAGATTGAAAAAATTGCCTTTACCG GGTGATGTTGATGTGGTGTGTGGGGGGCCCCCTTGCCAAGGAGTCAGTGGTTTCAACAGGTTTAGGAACACAGAAAGTCCATTAGCCGATGAGAAAAACCAACAGTTAGAGGTGTACATGGACATAGTTCGGTACCTTAAGCCAAAGTTTGTTTTGATGGAAAATGTTGTCGATATTTTAAAATTTGCCGATGGATTCCTTGGACGATATGCCTTGGGACGCCTTGTAGATATGAACTATCAAGCGAGGATGGGAATGATGGCAGCTGGTGCCTATGGGCTTCCACAGTTCCGTATGCGAGTTTTTTTGTGGGGGGCCCGTCCTACTGAG ATCTTGCCCCAGTACCCTCTTCCTACGCATGATGTTATTTCAAGGGGTGTTATCCCTACACAATTTGAG GGTAATGCTGTTGCTTATGATGAAGGTCAGAAGACTCAACTAGCAAAAAGTCTTTTTCTGGAGGATGCGATTTCTGATCTGCCTGCT AAGTTGATTAACATTTTGTTTGATGCAGACCTAATGGGGACTTCAAAGGACAACTCTTTACAGAAGGTACTTTATGATCATCGCCCTTTGCAGTTGAATCCCGATGATTATGCACGTGTCTGTGAAGTTCCGAAGAGAAAG GGTGCATGCTTCAGAGATTTCCCAGGTGTTCGTGTGCGCGGTGATAACAAGGTTGAGTGGGATCCGGAAGTACCCAGGGTGTATTTGGCTTCTGGGAAACCATTG GTCCCAGATTATGCTATGAGTTTCGTGAAGGGGTCTTCATCAAA ACCTTTTGCCCGCTTGTGGTGGGACGAAACTGTGCCAACAGTTGTGACAAGAGCTGAACCACATAACCAG GCAATTATGCATCCTGAGCAAGATAGGGTGCTGACAATTCGTGAGAATGCTAGGCTACAGGGCTTTCCAGATTTTTACAGGCTCAGCGGGCCTGTAAAAGAAAG GTACATGCAAGTTGGAAATGCTGTCGCTGTTCCGGTTGCGCGTGCACTGGGCTATGCATTAGGTCTTGCTCTTAGACGTTCTGCTGGTGCTGATCCCGTGTTCATATTGCCTGAAAGTTTCCCAAACATTCAGGATCAGGTTCATTCGGCGTCATCTGAAGAAGCGGATTGA